GAGTTTGCCACTGAACAGTTGGCACCAGATCTAACCTTATATTTGGATGTTCCTTCAGAATTAGGGTTACAGCGGATCGCGGCACATCGACAATCGCAAAATGATCGTTTGGATCAAGAAGCTTTATCGTTTCATCAAAAGGTCCGTGGCGAGTATTTAGCATTAGCCAAACAATATCCGCAGCGCATCAAGACAATCGATGCAACGCAGTCATTAGAGCAAGTTATTGTTGCGTGCCAGACCGTAATCACAACAACCTATCAGGACTGGTTTAATTAGTTGTACTGCGGTTAGCAGTCGATTTAACCAAGTCAGATCGTGTCATATAGGAGGAGTTTTAAATATGAAAATGATTTTTGCCATTGTGCAAGATAAAGATAGCAATCGCTTGAGCGCGGAGTTCGTTGACGCTAATATTCAAGCCACTAAGTTATCGACGACTGGTGGTTTTTTGAAAGCTGGCAATACAACCTTTATCATTGGGATCGCCGATGAGCGGGTGGATGAGGTATTGAAGATTATCAAAGAGACGTCGCACACACGCGAACAATTTATGACACCACCAGTTAGCTTGGATAACACGGTTGGTGGCGAAAGTACTTATCCAGTCGAGGTCCAGGTCGGTGGTGCGACTGTTTTTGTTTTGCCAGTCGAACAGTTTCATCGTTTCTAAGCGATGACATTGACGATTGAAACGCTGCAACCGCGCTTAGTAGCACTATTTCAAAGTGTGATTGCGCGTCAGCAGTTAAGCCAAGGCTACTTATTTAGTGGTGACACAGGAACTGGTAAAAGTGAGCTGGCTACATGGGTTGCATTGCGGTTATTTTGTACTCATGTGGTGGATGGTATGCCAGACGGTACTTGTAGTGAGTGTCAGCGAATTCTTAGTGGCAATCATCCCGATGTTGTCAAAGTGGCGCCAGAAGGACAGAGTCTAAAAATTGAGCAAATTCGCTTTTTGAAACAAGAATTGACCAAAAGCGGTATGGAGACTAACCAACGCGTATTTATCATTCAAGATGCCGATAAAATGACGGTCAGCGCTGCCAATGGCTTATTGAAGTTTCTTGAGGAACCTGCACCACAAACTTACTTGATTTTGACGACAACAGTTAAAAATCAGATTTTACCAACGATTATTTCACGCTTACAGATTATTGAATTTAATCGTTTACCACGGCCGCAATTAATTGCGCAACTAACGGCTGCAGGTATCAATACGGTTGACGCGGCGTTATTGGCACGACTGACTAACAGCTTGCCTACAGCTCAGGAATGGCTAGCCAGCGATTGGTTTGAGCCGCTACGGCAGAAAGTCTGGCAGTGGTTTGGCCACGTGCAAGAAAATAATCCGTTAGCATTTGTTGATGTACAAGCTAATTTGGTGCCTGTAGCTAAGGAACGAGCAATTCAAAATGAAGTGCTGGCCCTGATTTTATTATTATTACAGGATGTGCTGGCATTACATTTTGGCCGCGATACTGAGTTGAGTTTTCCTGGGCAAAGGACGCAATTATCAAAATGGGCTGAGAATGTTACTAATCAACAATTATTAACGCAAATGGAAGCTGCGTTGGCGGCACAAAAGTACTTAACTGCTAATGTTAGCTTTCAAAATACATTGGAGCATTTAACCTTGCAACTATTAAAATAGTAATATTTGATTATGCAGTTTATTCGTTAACCAGCTTAATTGTGAAGTAGAGCCATGTTTCTTGCGGCACGCTTTTCGCCACAAGAATGGCCATCGTCCGTAACATCAAAATTTATTAGCGTACTTGGCTAGTAAATGTCCTTAATTGTGAAGTAGAGCCATGTTTCTTGCGGCACGCTTTTCGCCACAAGAATGGCCATCGTCCGTAACATCAAAATTTATTAGCGCACTTGGCTAATAAATATCCTTAATTGTGAAGTAGAAAGGTAGGGGTGCGTGTATGGAAGTTATGGAAATTCGGTTTCAAAAGGCAGGCCAGTCGCATTGGGCGGTCAATCAGTTGCAGGTGCAAGCTGGCAGCCAGATCGTGGTTAAGTTCAACCATTGTCAAGATCTGGCACAAGTGGTGCGCGCACAAGAGCTAACGACGGATGAAGTTGCTTTAGATGAGATCGTGGTTGAGCGAACTGCTGTGGAAGCTGATTTGACGCACGCGGTCAGCAATCAGGCGGACGCACAGGCTGCCTTACACCAAGCGAGACAAATGGTGCGGCAACACCATTTACGAATGAAATTGACCATCGCACGCTATACATTGGATCGACATAAGTTGATTTTCTATTTCACAGCTGATGGTCGCGTGGACTTCCGTGAATTGGTCCGTGATTTAGCTAGTGTGTTCAAAACACGAATCGAGTTGCGTCAAATTGGTGTTCGTGATGAGGCAAAGTTGTTGGGCGGTATCGGGCCGTGCGGTCGTCAATTATGCTGTTCCACCTTTTTGGGTGAATTTGTGCCAGTATCGATCAAAATGGCCAAAAATCAAAATTTATCGTTGAATCCAACTAAAATATCTGGGCTTTGCGGTCGCTTGATGTGCTGTCTACAATTTGAAGATGACATGTATGAAGAAGCAAAAGCGGCGCTACCTGATTATGGAGAACGCGTACAAACCGTTGATGGACCTGGTAAAGTTGTTGGCATGAACTTATTATCGCACGTACTACGTGTACGTTTAGACGGCCATGAAGTGCCGGTAGACTACGATTTAGAAGAAATCAAGCAGCATTAATAATATATTGCTAAGCAACTATTCTAATTAAGTGAGATAGAGCCCTGTTTCTTGCGGCACGAATTTTGCCACAAGAATGGTCATCGCCACGAACATCAAAAGTTTATTAGCGTACTTGGCTAAGCAACTAGCACTAATTAAGTGAGATAGAGGTGAACAAAAAGTGGAGAAACGGGAGCTGTACGATAGTTTCGTACAACTAGAGGCCGATATGAAGCGTATGCTGGCCCGTATTGATGAAATGCAGACAGATATGACACAGATCTTAGAGCGCAATGCAGAACTGGAAATCGAAAACCAACATTTACGCGAACATTTGCAGGAAATTCAGTCTGAGGAAGTTGAGCACCAACAAGCAACAAAGCAACACGAGCAAACGCCACAATTGTCGAAATCGCGTGCTAACTTGGAAAAATTGTATGAAGAAGGGTTCCATGTTTGCTACCTAATGTATGGTTCACGGCGCATCGATGACGAGCCGTGTGCTTTTTGCTTGGACGTTATCTATGGTGAACGCCATTGATTTTTAGCTGAGCTTGAGACTCAGCTTTTTTATATAATAGTAGTTTTACTAATTTTTAGTGAAATAAATAATTTGACTTTTATTATCTTAATATTGTGGGATAGGAGCGATTGCATGCAGGAACAACGCAGTTTTGCTGCTCAGACATCAGGTACGTTATTTTTAGTACCAACGCCGATCGGGAATTTAGACGATATAACCATGCGCAGCATTAAAGTGTTGCAGCAAGTGGATTTGATTGCGGCAGAAGATACCCGTAATACGCAGCGATTACTTAATCATTTTGACATCACCACCAAACAGATCAGTTTTCATGAACATAATACGCAAGAACGAATTCCACGTTTGCTGGCACATCTGCAAAGTGGGCTGTCCTTAGCACAAGTTAGTGATGCTGGAATGCCGTCAATCAGTGATCCGGGGAAAGAATTGGTAGCAGCTGCGATTGAACAGGCGATTCCAGTAGTCCCACTACCGGGAGCTAATGCCGGTTTGACCGCTTTGGTTGCCTCAGGTTTGGCCCCACAACCGTTTTATTTTTACGGTTTTTTGCAACGTAAATCACAACAGCAATTAACTGAATTAGCACTGCTGAAAAATCATACTGAAACGATGATTTTTTACGAGGCACCACATCGTTTACTGAAAACTTTGACTAGCTTAGCCACAAGTTTTGGAGAACAGCGCCAGGTTGTTTTAGCCCGTGAAGTGACTAAGAAATATGAAAGTTTCTTGCGTGGAACCCTGGCTGAAGCGCTGGCTTGGTTCACCGAGCATGAGCCGCGTGGCGAATTTGTTATCTTAGTTGCTGGTAATCCACAACCAGCTGAAGCCGAAGATGATGCATATGCTGATTTAGATTTGCATGATTATGTCGCGCAACTAGTCAGTGAAGGCAGTGATCCTAAGCATGCCATCAAAGTGGTTGCTAAACAGCGGGATGTGGCCAAACAAACGGTTTACAAAGCGTACCATCAGTTTTAAATTTTTAACCGGTTAGCAGCTATGCTAGAATGAAATAGGGGGAAATTAACGTGGCGGCAATCTACACAGAACCACATCAAGTCACTTATTACGAAGGTGATACCAAAAATCAAATGACACTGGCAATGTTACTCAATGTTGCAATTCTAGTTTCCGAGCGCCAGAATGATCAATTAGGTTTAACCAATGAAGTCGTTCATGGCTACAATGTCGGTTGGGTCGTGACTCAATATCAGATTGAAATTGAGCGGATGCCACAGGTTGACGAGACGGTGATATTTGGGACGACAGCAACTGGCTATAATAAATATTTTTGCTATCGTGATTATTGGGTTGAGGATGCTGCCGGTAAACGATTAGTGACGATTCACAGTTCATGGGTCTTGATGAGTTACGAAACCCGTAGTATGGTGTCCGTAATTCCAGCGTTAGTACAACCCTATGCTGCACCTGAAATAAAGGGTATTAAACACTTTCCCCGAGTTCACCACGTGGACACAGCGAATGCCGAACAACAAGAATATCGTGTCCGGTATTACGACATTGATGCTAACCATCATGTCAATAACGTGCATTATTTTGACTGGATGTTCGATCATTTAGGGATGGCTTATCTAAGTAATCATGATTTAGTTCGTGTTAATATTCGGTATGAACATGAACTAACGGCTGGAGATATTGCTAGTAGCCATTATCAATTAGACGGGCTAACCAGCCAACACTTGATCAATAATACCGCTGGTAAATGTGCTGAAGCGGAAGTTGTTTGGCAAGAACATGAACAACTTAATTAGAAAATTAAGGACGCTCTAAAGTTTTCTAAGTTTTCTGTAACCTACTATGATTTATATTGCTCAGGTTTGCTGACACTGCTATACTGGGACAAGTATCTTGCTGGATTTACGGGTAAACTTGTTTTTGAACCGGGAATTCAGTATACTTACATTTGTTGTTTACACGAGGAGTTGTTGGAACAACCTACTTTGTAAATTTGAAGCAACACACCCTGTGCGTCTGCTTACGGCCTTACCTTAGTAATGAGTCGGTTTTAGGAGGATAATTATTGATGGAGAAAAAGGAAAGCGTAGGGGCTAATTGGCAACAATCACGGCTACTCACGTCTAACCAAATTAAATACCTTGAAAATATGCAAACACGTTCGAAAACTTATTTAGCGATCAAGCGGACCTGCGATATTATCGTTTCCGGATTGGCTTTAGTTGTACTCGTGCCAACTGTCTTTCTCGTCATGGCGATTATTTACCGATTTGGCGAGAATAAAGGACCGATGATTTATAAACAGCGACGAATCGGTAAAAACGGTAAGCCGTTTAAAATCTGGAAATTCCGCTCAATGGTTGTCAATGCCGACAAAAAATTAAAAGCAAATCCTGAATTGTATCGTAAATACATTGCTAACAGCTATAAGTTACCTGCAGAAGAAGACCCACGAATCACCAAGTTTGGTCGCTTTATTCGTAAAACATCGATCGATGAACTACCACAATTTATCAACATCTTCAAAGGTGATATGGCGCTAGTTGGGCCACGTCCAGTCGTTGAACCTGAGTTGAAAGAATATGGCGATCAAGTTGATAAATTGTTATCAATGACACCAGGGGCAATGGGCTGGTGGCAAGCCAGTGGCCGCAGTAACATTGAGTACCCTGAACGTTGTGAGGTTGAGCTATATTATATTGATCATGCGAGTTTGTGGTTTGATTTGAAGATTATTTTTATGAATATTGCTAGTATATTCAAACATACAGGCGCCTATTAATCTAAAACATGAAATGTGCTGGTGAATTTGATCAGCACTTTTTTTTTGAAATAAAATGATGGAGATACATATGAATATTAAAATATTGGTGGCAGCACATAAAAACTATGTTATGCCGCAAGATCAAAATTTATACTTACCTATTTTTGTCGGTAAAGACCTACACCCGGATGTTAATCATACTTTTCAAGGGGACAATACTGGCGATAATATTTCGGTTAAAAATGCTCATTACAATGAGTTGACGGCCATTTATTGGGCGTGGCGTAATTTGGATGCCGATGCGATTGGTTTGGTGCATTATCGGCGCTATCTCAGTTTGCATAAGCAAAAAGATTTGACTAGTGTGCTTGATCAAGCACAGGCAGAATCATTATTGCAAGATCATGATATTATCTTACCTAAAAAGCGCAATTACTATATTGAATCCAATTATTCACATTACGTTCATGCTCATCATGCGGAACCATTGGATTTGACCCGTAAAATTATTGAACAGGATTATTCGATGTATCTAAACGCTTTTGATGAAGTCATGCAGCGTAAATCGGCGCATATGTTCAATATGTTTATTATGAAGCAACAACCATTTGACGAATATTGCCAGTGGCTATTTGACATTTTAGCTAAAGTTGAGCAAAATTTGGATATTAGTGATTACAACCAGTATGAAGCGCGAGTCTATGGTTTTATCAGTGAGCGGCTGCTGGATGTATGGTTGGCAGTGAATGAGCAGTACCGGACAACTGAAGTTAATTTTGTTTATATGGAAAAGCAAAATTGGTTGGTTAAAGGTGGTAACTTTTTGAAGCGAATGGTTAAACCGAATTATTAGAATAAAGAAAGATATCAGTATATTTTGCAGTTTGATCGTTAATCTGGAAAGGAAAAATAATCGCGCGTTTTATAATCAAGTTAGCCAATTAGATCCAGCTAATTGAAAAAATAAAAAACACCAAGACAAATCTCTGTTATCATTGATGTTCCAACACAAAAATGAAAGAGGTTATTGTCTTGATGCAAGAACAGAATACCACAGTCCGAGAAAAAGGTCACCACCTAACTTCATTTGAGCGCGGCAGAATCGCCACGCTACACAGCCAAGGATACTCTAACCGCGCAATTGCTAGAGTTATCGGCGTTTGTCATCAAACAATCAGTAATGAACTACGCCGTGGTGAGATCG
This is a stretch of genomic DNA from Loigolactobacillus coryniformis subsp. coryniformis KCTC 3167 = DSM 20001. It encodes these proteins:
- a CDS encoding sugar transferase, which translates into the protein MEKKESVGANWQQSRLLTSNQIKYLENMQTRSKTYLAIKRTCDIIVSGLALVVLVPTVFLVMAIIYRFGENKGPMIYKQRRIGKNGKPFKIWKFRSMVVNADKKLKANPELYRKYIANSYKLPAEEDPRITKFGRFIRKTSIDELPQFINIFKGDMALVGPRPVVEPELKEYGDQVDKLLSMTPGAMGWWQASGRSNIEYPERCEVELYYIDHASLWFDLKIIFMNIASIFKHTGAY
- a CDS encoding cyclic-di-AMP receptor; its protein translation is MKMIFAIVQDKDSNRLSAEFVDANIQATKLSTTGGFLKAGNTTFIIGIADERVDEVLKIIKETSHTREQFMTPPVSLDNTVGGESTYPVEVQVGGATVFVLPVEQFHRF
- a CDS encoding DNA replication initiation control protein YabA; protein product: MEKRELYDSFVQLEADMKRMLARIDEMQTDMTQILERNAELEIENQHLREHLQEIQSEEVEHQQATKQHEQTPQLSKSRANLEKLYEEGFHVCYLMYGSRRIDDEPCAFCLDVIYGERH
- the holB gene encoding DNA polymerase III subunit delta', with product MTLTIETLQPRLVALFQSVIARQQLSQGYLFSGDTGTGKSELATWVALRLFCTHVVDGMPDGTCSECQRILSGNHPDVVKVAPEGQSLKIEQIRFLKQELTKSGMETNQRVFIIQDADKMTVSAANGLLKFLEEPAPQTYLILTTTVKNQILPTIISRLQIIEFNRLPRPQLIAQLTAAGINTVDAALLARLTNSLPTAQEWLASDWFEPLRQKVWQWFGHVQENNPLAFVDVQANLVPVAKERAIQNEVLALILLLLQDVLALHFGRDTELSFPGQRTQLSKWAENVTNQQLLTQMEAALAAQKYLTANVSFQNTLEHLTLQLLK
- a CDS encoding PSP1 domain-containing protein — protein: MEVMEIRFQKAGQSHWAVNQLQVQAGSQIVVKFNHCQDLAQVVRAQELTTDEVALDEIVVERTAVEADLTHAVSNQADAQAALHQARQMVRQHHLRMKLTIARYTLDRHKLIFYFTADGRVDFRELVRDLASVFKTRIELRQIGVRDEAKLLGGIGPCGRQLCCSTFLGEFVPVSIKMAKNQNLSLNPTKISGLCGRLMCCLQFEDDMYEEAKAALPDYGERVQTVDGPGKVVGMNLLSHVLRVRLDGHEVPVDYDLEEIKQH
- a CDS encoding DUF4422 domain-containing protein, with product MNIKILVAAHKNYVMPQDQNLYLPIFVGKDLHPDVNHTFQGDNTGDNISVKNAHYNELTAIYWAWRNLDADAIGLVHYRRYLSLHKQKDLTSVLDQAQAESLLQDHDIILPKKRNYYIESNYSHYVHAHHAEPLDLTRKIIEQDYSMYLNAFDEVMQRKSAHMFNMFIMKQQPFDEYCQWLFDILAKVEQNLDISDYNQYEARVYGFISERLLDVWLAVNEQYRTTEVNFVYMEKQNWLVKGGNFLKRMVKPNY
- the rsmI gene encoding 16S rRNA (cytidine(1402)-2'-O)-methyltransferase yields the protein MQEQRSFAAQTSGTLFLVPTPIGNLDDITMRSIKVLQQVDLIAAEDTRNTQRLLNHFDITTKQISFHEHNTQERIPRLLAHLQSGLSLAQVSDAGMPSISDPGKELVAAAIEQAIPVVPLPGANAGLTALVASGLAPQPFYFYGFLQRKSQQQLTELALLKNHTETMIFYEAPHRLLKTLTSLATSFGEQRQVVLAREVTKKYESFLRGTLAEALAWFTEHEPRGEFVILVAGNPQPAEAEDDAYADLDLHDYVAQLVSEGSDPKHAIKVVAKQRDVAKQTVYKAYHQF
- a CDS encoding acyl-[acyl-carrier-protein] thioesterase, which translates into the protein MAAIYTEPHQVTYYEGDTKNQMTLAMLLNVAILVSERQNDQLGLTNEVVHGYNVGWVVTQYQIEIERMPQVDETVIFGTTATGYNKYFCYRDYWVEDAAGKRLVTIHSSWVLMSYETRSMVSVIPALVQPYAAPEIKGIKHFPRVHHVDTANAEQQEYRVRYYDIDANHHVNNVHYFDWMFDHLGMAYLSNHDLVRVNIRYEHELTAGDIASSHYQLDGLTSQHLINNTAGKCAEAEVVWQEHEQLN